A single region of the Marinitoga hydrogenitolerans DSM 16785 genome encodes:
- a CDS encoding flagellar basal body L-ring protein FlgH has translation MKRISIFLILLLVFSIGFSDSLWKKTKVNNLLSNPEKNYSVGDIITVAVSENPSLSLSDDNPDPFSGVMGTVGAIFNTIGNIDLMKFFPLGANKPEDVKVTNKKASSQSKASVNLYVSAEVVEILDNGIVKIHGEKEFKVDSQKKIMIIEGYADPSNIKDGVIDSKNLANAKIWYQGDTDLQKDPNNKTWLAWLLSGISNLFF, from the coding sequence ATGAAAAGAATTTCTATTTTCTTAATACTTTTATTAGTTTTTTCTATTGGTTTTAGTGACTCATTATGGAAAAAAACAAAAGTTAATAATCTTCTTTCAAATCCTGAAAAAAATTATTCAGTTGGAGATATAATAACAGTAGCTGTTTCTGAAAATCCTTCTTTAAGCTTGTCAGATGACAATCCTGATCCTTTTTCTGGTGTAATGGGTACTGTTGGCGCTATTTTCAACACTATAGGAAATATTGATTTAATGAAGTTTTTTCCTTTGGGAGCAAATAAACCTGAAGATGTAAAAGTTACAAATAAAAAGGCTTCTTCTCAAAGTAAAGCTTCTGTAAACCTTTATGTTTCAGCTGAGGTTGTAGAAATTTTGGATAATGGTATTGTAAAAATACATGGAGAAAAGGAATTTAAGGTGGATTCACAGAAAAAAATAATGATAATAGAAGGGTATGCCGATCCATCTAATATAAAAGATGGTGTTATAGATTCAAAAAATTTGGCAAATGCAAAAATATGGTATCAAGGTGATACCGATTTACAAAAAGATCCTAACAATAAAACGTGGCTAGCCTGGTTATTATCTGGAATTTCTAACTTATTTTTCTAA